The region CCAGGCTGCGCTACGCTCCGAGGAATCGGTAATTCTAGCGTCAATGATATATAAAGGTCAATCATCAGACGCACGACGCGACCCGAGGCCGGCAGGCGAGGGCGCGCAACCCCGACGCAAGGTCGGCTTATCCCACCGATTCCGGAGCCTCTCCCCATGATGAACCTGATCCTCTGGCGCCACGCCGAAGCGGAAGACTCGGCGCCCAGCGATCTCGCGCGGCAGCTGACGACGCGCGGCCGCAAGGACGCGCAAGCGGTCGCCAAGTGGCTGCGCGCGCGCATGGAAAGCAGCGCCGTGATTCTCGCGAGCCCCGCCGCGCGCACCGTGCAGACCGTGGAGGCGCTGACCGACCAGTACCGCACGGTGCGTGAACTGGCGCCGGGCGGCAGCGTTGCCGACGTCCTCACGGTCGCGGGCTGGCCCGACGGCATTGCGCCCACGGTACTCGTGGTCGGCCACCAGCCGACGCTCGGCGCGGTCGCCGCGCGCCTGCTCGGCGGCGTGGACGACAGCTGGTCGTTGCGCAAGGGCGCGGTACTGTGGCTCGCAAGCCGCACGCGCGACGGTGGCCGGCAGGCGGTGCTGCGTGCGGCGATCTCCCCCGATCTGATTTGATTACGGTCGATCAAACGGCATTTCAGGCATTCTGCTAAAGTCAATTCGGCGACACGTCATCGAATAGACACCGTTTTGCCACGCAAGCTTCACGGCCGGTTACTACATTGGCGTGCATGTCGTCTCCTTTCTTACGACCAGGAAAGCCTACATGCGAGAACTGCCGACGCCCACGCTCCCCTTTGCCTCGCTGCCTCTCGATCTGCCGCGTCGCCGTTTGCCCCGCGCCGCGGAAACCGTCACCTCCGAATATCGTCTGCGCGCCGCGTGGGCGCGCAGCGAAGACGAGCTGCGCGAAGCGCAGCGGCTGCGCCACCACGTGTTCGCCGACGAGATGGGCGCACAGGTCAGCGGCCCCGCGGGCCTCGATGTCGATTCGTTCGATCCGTATTGCGATCACCTGCTGGTGCGCGATCTCGACACACTGAAGGTGGTCGGCACCTACCGGGTGCTGCCGCCGCATCAGGCGGCGCGCATCGGGCGCCTGTACGCGGAAGGGGAGTTCGACCTGTCGCGCCTGACCCACCTGCGCGCGAAGATGGTGGAAGTCGGCCGTTCGTGCGTGCATCGCGACTATCGCAGCGGCGCGGTGATCATGTCGCTGTGGGGCGGCCTCGGCGCCTACATGATGCAGAACGGCTACGAGACGATGCTCGGCTGCGCGAGCGTGTCGATGGCCGATGGCGGCCATTACGCGGCGAACCTGTATCAGTCGCTCGGCGATGCGTTGACCACGCCCGAGTACCGCGCGTTCCCGCATACGCCGCTGCCGGTCGACGAGTTGCAAACCGGCGCGAAAGTCGCGCCGCCCGCGCTCATCAAGGGCTACCTGCGTCTCGGCGCGAAGATCTGCGGGGCGCCCGCGTGGGATCCCGATTTCAACTGCGCGGATTTCCTGACGCTGTTCCGGCTCTCGGAGATCAACGCCCGTTACGCGCGTCACTTCCTCGGCGAAACGCAGTAAGGCGGATTCCGGTCGCGCGCGGCGCTGTCGCGGCGCGCGCCGGATCGCCGGTCATGTCGATCCATGGGCAACGCGCGGGGCGCGTGTTGCCCGGTTGCCGCGCGGTCACTGCCGCATGCGCATTGCCGCGGCGAGACCGGACGCGCGGCGTCCGGTGCCGGTCGTGACGGATTGGGAATGCGGCGCGCGTCAGTGTCAGTGTCAGTGTTTGCGTCGCCAGTCGAGCAGATGGTGCTCGGCCATCCAGTGATGAATCATGCCTTCGCCGCCGTGCGCTCGCTTGTATTCGCGCGATTCGAACACGGACAGGCCGACGAGTACGCCCAGCCCAATAGCCAGGCCGATCAGGCCCGCAATCGATTCGGTATCCATGGCAGCCCTCCTTTCCGCGGCTTCAGCGCCATCCCTTGATAGTAGGTCAGGCCGGGCGGAATGAAAGCGGGCCGGATCGTGGCGACACGGGCGTCCGCTGCCGGCGGGCGCGATTTCCATTAGACTCCCCGGGCTTGTCGCGGCCGCATGTCGCTGTCGCGCTCCCGTTCACAGGATGTTTCATGACCCGTTTGATTCTCGTCGCGCTCGCGGCGGCCGCGCTGGCCGGCTGCGCGAGCGATCCCCGCGCCGCGCATCGCGGCGTTCCTCCGCAGGATCCCGTCGATTATCACGGTGTGCCGACCGACATGACGCCGCCGTCGATGCTGGGCGAGCCTGCGCCGACGGCGCCGGCCGTGCAATAAGAAGGAAGGCGCGCGCGGCTCAGTCGCCGCGCGCGATCGAACGGTCGAGCGCGGGCAGGTGGCGTGCGAGCGTCGCGCCGCGCGCGGCCATGAAGATCAGCAGCGCGATCCACAGGCCGTGATTGCCGAATGAGCCGACCAGTGCGAAGGTCGCCGCGACGAAGATCGCGAGCGAGGCGGCCATCGAGCGCATCAGCGCGCGGGTCTCGGTCGCGCCGATGAACGCGCCGTCGAGCAGGAAACCCCACACCGAGATCACCGGCGACACGGCCGCCCACGGCAGGTAGCGCTCGGCGACGCGGAGCACGCCGGGCTGATCGGTCAGTTGCGCGACGATCCAGTGCCCCGCGCCCCAATACACGAGTGCGAAGGCGAGCGCGCCGCCGCCGGCCCACAGGCTCGCGACGCGCAGCGACTGGCGGAACGCGCGGCGATCGCGCGCGCCCTTGGCGGCGCCGACGAGCGTCTCGGTCGCGTGTGCGAAGCCGTCGAGCGCATAGGCCATGAAGGTCTGAAAATTGAGCAGCAGCGCGTTCGCGGCGAGCGTCGCGTCGCCCTGGCGCGCGCCGAGATGGGCGAACCAGCCGAACGCGGTCAGCAGGCACAGGGTCCGGATGAAGATGTCGCGGTTGAGCGCGACGAGCCGGCGCAGCGCGCCCCGATCGAGGAGCGCGGCGAGCGTCGGGCGCGGCAGGCCGCGCGTGCGCTGACGCCACAGGATCAGCGCGCCGAGCGCGAAGCCCGCGACGTCGGCGGTCGCGGTCGCGGCGCCGATGCCCGCGACGCCCGTGTTCAGCCGATACACATACAGCAGTACCGCGCCGATGTTGACCACGTTGATGAAGATCTGGATCACGAGCGCGAGCCGCACCCGCTGCACACCGAGCAGATAGCCGAGCAGCACGTAGTTGGCGAGGGCGAACGGCGCGGCCCAGATCCGCGTCTGCGAATACGCGAGCGCGGAGGCGCGCACCGCGTCGCTGCCGCCCAGCAGGGCGAACGCCAGGGCCAGCAACGGGGTTTGCAGCGCGAGCACCGTGCTGCCGAGCACGCCCGCGAGGATCAGGGCGCGCAGCACGTTGAGACGGATCGCGACGGCGTCGCCCGCGCCGTGCGCCTGCGCCACGAGGCCGGTCGTGCCCATCCGCAGGAAACCGAAGCCCCAGTAGACGAAGTTGAAGAACAGCCCGCCGAGCGCCACGCCGCCGAGATACTGCGTGCCGTCGAGGTGACCCGCGACGGCGGTGTCGACCGCGCCGAGGATCGGCTGGGTCAGGTTCGCGAGGATGATCGGCAGCGCGAGCGCCAGGACGCGGCCATGCCAGCGGGCGGCGGTGCCCGGCGCGGGCGCGGACGGAGAGGGGACGGACATCGCGCGGGCTTACGCGCGTTCCTGCACGCACACCCACGGCGAGACCACCACCGCCCACAGCTCGGGCGTGCGGGCCGCGAAGTCCTGGGCGGCGTCGGCGGGCATGCGCTGGACCAGCCCGGCGGACAGCCAGCGGGTGACCTGGTCCTTGTCGTCGCTCGCGATCGACTCGGCGACGCTGACGAGATCGAGGTCGCGGGCGACCAGGAGCAGCTTGCCCTGGGCGAAGAAGCGTTCCAGATCGCACCAGTCGATCTTCGCGGTTTCGCCGAGCAGTTGGGCGTAGAGCGGACTGTGCGAGGCGTCCGCGGAAGTTTCGTTTGAAGCCATGACTGTCGTGGGGAAAATAAGTGGCGCCACTATAAACCATCGCGCCGGCCTCCGCGCCGGCCGCGGCGGCGACGCTCACGCGTCGCGCAGCGCGCGCCGGATGATCTTGCCCGTCGCCGTCATCGGCAGGCTGTCGACGAACGCGACCGCGCGCGGATACTCGTGCGCGGCGAGCCGGGTTTTGACATGCGCCTGCAGGGCCTGCACGAGCGCCTCATCGGGCGCATGGCCCGGGTTGAGCACCACGAACGCCTTGACGATCTCGGTGCGGACCGGGTCCGGCACGCCGACCACGGCGGCCATGCGCACGGCCGGATGCGTGAGCAGGCAGTCCTCGATCGGCCCGGGGCCGATCCGGTAGCCGGCGCTCGTGATCACGTCGTCGTCGCGGCCGACAAAGCGGATGAAGCCCGCCGCGTCGGCGACGCCGATGTCGCCCGTCAACAGGTAGTCGCCCGCGAACTTCGCGTGCGTCGCGGCGGGGTTGTGCCAGTAGCCGCTGAACATCACCGGGTCGGGCGCGCGCACGCCGATATGACCGGGCGTGCCGGCCGGCAGCGTGCGGCCGGCCGCGTCGACGATCGCGACTTCATGGCCGGGCGCGGCCTTGCCGATCGCGCCGGGCTGCCGCTCGAACAGCGCGGCGCAGGACGACACCACCACGTTGCATTCGGTTTGTCCGTAGAACTCGTTGATGGTCACGCCAAGCGCATCGCGCCCCCAGGCGATCAATTCGTCGCCCAGCGTTTCGCCGCCGCTCGCGACCGCGCGCAGCGCCAGGGCGAAGCGTTCGCGCGGGCGTTCGACGCCGCGCATCAGCTTCAGCGCGGTCGGCGGCAGGAACGCGTGCGTGACGCCGTGCCGCGCGAGCAGGTCGAACGCGGCTTCGCCGTCGAACTTCTCGAAGCGGCGCGCGAGCACCGGCACGCCGTGATGCCACGAGGGCAGCAGCACGTCGAGCAGGCCGCCGATCCAGGCCCAGTCGGCCGGCGTCCAGAACAGTCGCGCATCGCGCGGAAACAGGTTCTGCGACAGCTCGACGCCGGGCAGGTGGCCCAGCAGCACGCGGTGCGCATGCAGCGCGCCTTTCGGCTTGCCGGTGGTGCCCGACGTGTAGATGATCAGGGCCGGATCGTCGGCGGCGGTATCGGCCGCGGTGAAGTCGGGCGATTCGGCGTCGAGCACGGCGTCGAACGACAGCACGCCGGGTTCGGCGAGATCGGGGGCGTCGTCGATGCAATAGACCGTGGTGAGCGCGTGCAACTGCGCGCGCAGCGGGGCGATCTTCTCGTAGCCGGCGCGATCGGTGACGAGCGCGACCGCGCCGCTGTCGGACAGGCGGAACTCGAGCGCGTCGGCACCGAACAGCGCGAACAACGGCACCGCGATCGCACCGAACTTGTAGGCGGCGAGATGCGCGATCGCAGTTTGCGGCCCTTGCGCGAGGAAGATGCCGATCCGGTCGCCGGGACGGATGCCGGCGCGCGCGAAACTGTTCGCGAGCCGGTTGGAGGCGGCTTTGAGCGCGTCGAAGCTGAAGTGTTCG is a window of Burkholderia sp. FERM BP-3421 DNA encoding:
- the sixA gene encoding phosphohistidine phosphatase SixA, with translation MMNLILWRHAEAEDSAPSDLARQLTTRGRKDAQAVAKWLRARMESSAVILASPAARTVQTVEALTDQYRTVRELAPGGSVADVLTVAGWPDGIAPTVLVVGHQPTLGAVAARLLGGVDDSWSLRKGAVLWLASRTRDGGRQAVLRAAISPDLI
- a CDS encoding GNAT family N-acetyltransferase — encoded protein: MRELPTPTLPFASLPLDLPRRRLPRAAETVTSEYRLRAAWARSEDELREAQRLRHHVFADEMGAQVSGPAGLDVDSFDPYCDHLLVRDLDTLKVVGTYRVLPPHQAARIGRLYAEGEFDLSRLTHLRAKMVEVGRSCVHRDYRSGAVIMSLWGGLGAYMMQNGYETMLGCASVSMADGGHYAANLYQSLGDALTTPEYRAFPHTPLPVDELQTGAKVAPPALIKGYLRLGAKICGAPAWDPDFNCADFLTLFRLSEINARYARHFLGETQ
- a CDS encoding MATE family efflux transporter, with translation MSVPSPSAPAPGTAARWHGRVLALALPIILANLTQPILGAVDTAVAGHLDGTQYLGGVALGGLFFNFVYWGFGFLRMGTTGLVAQAHGAGDAVAIRLNVLRALILAGVLGSTVLALQTPLLALAFALLGGSDAVRASALAYSQTRIWAAPFALANYVLLGYLLGVQRVRLALVIQIFINVVNIGAVLLYVYRLNTGVAGIGAATATADVAGFALGALILWRQRTRGLPRPTLAALLDRGALRRLVALNRDIFIRTLCLLTAFGWFAHLGARQGDATLAANALLLNFQTFMAYALDGFAHATETLVGAAKGARDRRAFRQSLRVASLWAGGGALAFALVYWGAGHWIVAQLTDQPGVLRVAERYLPWAAVSPVISVWGFLLDGAFIGATETRALMRSMAASLAIFVAATFALVGSFGNHGLWIALLIFMAARGATLARHLPALDRSIARGD
- a CDS encoding DUF2288 domain-containing protein yields the protein MASNETSADASHSPLYAQLLGETAKIDWCDLERFFAQGKLLLVARDLDLVSVAESIASDDKDQVTRWLSAGLVQRMPADAAQDFAARTPELWAVVVSPWVCVQERA
- a CDS encoding acyl-CoA synthetase, coding for MLPDAQDYDYLSTGFAWSIPARYNLGVDTCDKWADGSGRLALVHERADGTLEHFSFDALKAASNRLANSFARAGIRPGDRIGIFLAQGPQTAIAHLAAYKFGAIAVPLFALFGADALEFRLSDSGAVALVTDRAGYEKIAPLRAQLHALTTVYCIDDAPDLAEPGVLSFDAVLDAESPDFTAADTAADDPALIIYTSGTTGKPKGALHAHRVLLGHLPGVELSQNLFPRDARLFWTPADWAWIGGLLDVLLPSWHHGVPVLARRFEKFDGEAAFDLLARHGVTHAFLPPTALKLMRGVERPRERFALALRAVASGGETLGDELIAWGRDALGVTINEFYGQTECNVVVSSCAALFERQPGAIGKAAPGHEVAIVDAAGRTLPAGTPGHIGVRAPDPVMFSGYWHNPAATHAKFAGDYLLTGDIGVADAAGFIRFVGRDDDVITSAGYRIGPGPIEDCLLTHPAVRMAAVVGVPDPVRTEIVKAFVVLNPGHAPDEALVQALQAHVKTRLAAHEYPRAVAFVDSLPMTATGKIIRRALRDA